In Sodalis ligni, a single genomic region encodes these proteins:
- the istA gene encoding IS21 family transposase, with product MLTLELRVEIAVLLRQGMSIRGIARQLSCSRQTVRRYIRMQESPAKASYKARAPRPGKLDPYKPYILERVYAARPHWIPGSVMLSEIQLRGYSGGYSMLTAFLLNLKQQPADPVVRFETQPGEQMQVDFTVIRQGRHPLLAFVATLGWSRATFVRFYACQDTAAWCDGIEQALCAFGGTPQHLLFDNAKTIILERDVYGVGRHRWNPPLLALAEKYGFTPRVCRPYRAKTKGKVERFNHYLKTSFVVPLATTFKQAGLVLDVDSANSRIGPWLTTVANARKHGTTGIPPEQRLQQEIDVLLPLPREGTEVPLSVDNHRVLPRESFQHPLSVYQSLLEVRS from the coding sequence ATGCTGACATTGGAGTTACGAGTGGAGATCGCAGTTCTTTTACGTCAGGGCATGTCTATACGCGGCATTGCTCGCCAGCTTTCCTGTTCCCGGCAGACCGTCCGCCGCTATATCCGTATGCAGGAGTCCCCGGCCAAGGCCAGCTACAAGGCCAGGGCGCCGAGGCCCGGCAAGCTTGACCCGTATAAGCCTTATATTCTTGAACGTGTGTACGCCGCCAGACCGCATTGGATACCTGGCAGCGTCATGCTCAGTGAGATACAACTTCGGGGATATTCCGGTGGCTACAGCATGCTTACCGCCTTTTTGCTCAACCTCAAGCAACAACCGGCTGACCCGGTGGTCCGTTTTGAGACCCAGCCCGGCGAACAGATGCAGGTTGATTTCACCGTGATAAGACAAGGCCGTCACCCGTTGTTGGCTTTTGTCGCCACCCTTGGCTGGAGCAGGGCAACCTTTGTACGTTTCTACGCCTGCCAGGATACCGCCGCTTGGTGTGATGGCATCGAGCAGGCGCTGTGCGCCTTTGGCGGTACACCGCAGCACCTTCTTTTTGATAACGCGAAGACCATTATCCTTGAACGCGATGTCTATGGCGTTGGCCGCCATCGGTGGAACCCGCCGCTACTGGCGCTCGCGGAGAAGTACGGTTTTACGCCCCGCGTGTGCCGGCCTTATCGCGCGAAGACCAAGGGTAAAGTTGAGCGATTCAACCACTATTTGAAGACCAGTTTTGTCGTTCCCCTGGCGACCACGTTTAAGCAGGCCGGTTTAGTCCTTGACGTGGATTCTGCCAACAGCCGTATCGGGCCATGGCTTACCACCGTCGCCAACGCCCGCAAGCATGGCACCACCGGCATTCCCCCCGAGCAGCGGCTACAGCAGGAGATTGACGTGCTGCTCCCGTTGCCGCGCGAAGGCACAGAGGTACCGTTATCGGTTGATAACCACCGGGTTTTGCCCCGTGAGAGTTTTCAACATCCGCTGTCGGTCTATCAGTCGCTGCTGGAGGTGAGGTCATGA
- a CDS encoding helix-turn-helix domain-containing protein yields the protein MGSFLKLPLLPQVGQIYIGRWVIITSVATNTTLTGLALPAKHEIETAIRGQRDLAAFLSTKLETQQILIKDADDVSHQIELPTAALTLLMNVLGELAEGNAVQVVPVHAELTTQEAANILNVSRPHMVKLLEDGHLPHHKTGRHRRVLFADLMAYKNERDATSQEAMQKLAAQAQELGLGY from the coding sequence ATGGGCAGCTTCTTAAAGCTGCCATTGTTACCCCAGGTGGGTCAGATTTACATTGGTAGGTGGGTCATAATTACATCGGTAGCGACAAATACCACGCTGACCGGACTGGCTCTTCCGGCAAAACATGAAATAGAAACGGCTATACGTGGCCAGCGTGACTTGGCCGCTTTCCTCTCAACAAAGCTTGAGACGCAGCAGATTCTGATTAAAGATGCGGATGACGTCTCACACCAGATCGAACTACCTACCGCGGCCTTAACGTTGCTGATGAATGTGTTGGGTGAGCTGGCTGAAGGTAATGCCGTACAGGTTGTGCCGGTGCATGCCGAACTGACGACGCAGGAAGCTGCAAATATCTTGAATGTTTCTCGGCCACACATGGTGAAACTACTCGAAGATGGCCATCTACCGCATCACAAAACCGGCCGACACCGCCGAGTGTTGTTTGCAGACTTGATGGCCTACAAAAATGAGCGCGATGCTACCAGCCAAGAGGCTATGCAGAAGCTTGCGGCACAGGCCCAGGAACTCGGGTTAGGTTATTGA
- a CDS encoding PIN domain-containing protein has product MMHSPYPVVLDACVLYPARLRDLLMHLGLAGLYQPKWSAVIHDEWRCNLLLQRSDINPEALARTTDLMNLALPDANVTGFETIIEGISLPDPDDRHVLAAAIRSNADVIVTLNLKDFPSGVLAGFGIEALHLDDFISDLFDLNHSVALNAVRLQRNALKNPPMTTEEFLEMLLKQGLPMTVKALRNYQFMI; this is encoded by the coding sequence ATGATGCATTCACCCTATCCCGTAGTACTTGATGCCTGTGTGCTTTATCCGGCAAGACTGCGCGACCTGCTGATGCATTTAGGTTTGGCCGGTTTGTACCAGCCTAAGTGGTCTGCGGTAATTCATGATGAATGGCGGTGTAATCTGTTGTTACAGCGAAGCGACATCAACCCAGAGGCACTGGCACGAACAACGGATCTAATGAATCTGGCGCTGCCTGATGCCAATGTTACTGGATTTGAAACGATTATCGAGGGTATCTCATTACCTGACCCCGACGATAGGCACGTTCTGGCTGCGGCAATCCGTTCGAATGCTGATGTGATTGTGACTCTGAACTTGAAGGATTTTCCAAGTGGAGTCTTGGCAGGATTTGGTATTGAAGCACTTCACCTAGATGATTTTATTTCGGATCTCTTTGATCTAAATCACTCGGTTGCGCTGAATGCCGTCAGATTACAACGCAACGCATTAAAAAACCCGCCAATGACGACTGAAGAATTCTTGGAGATGCTACTCAAGCAGGGACTCCCCATGACGGTCAAGGCTCTTAGAAATTACCAGTTTATGATTTAG
- the tnpC gene encoding IS66 family transposase, with product MDIDALLTSQDPDDLRSLALKLLADLEQQTQKNQAQEAVASTLRADLEQQTQKNQALARYIQQLEEALKNARRWRFGRKSEAFQGEQRGLFDEDIEADTADIEQQLATLLPEPKAPQKATPKRRPLPPELPREDIRLAPDDDTCPDCGHQLRFIRDDISERLEYVPARFIVHRHIRPQFSCPHCDTVVSAPLPAQLIEKGRPGPGLLAQVVCAKSLDHLPLYRQQVIYQRSGVELPRSTLAGWFGAVGAALKPLAEALHRDLLQHPVLQADETTLSILDPGKGKTQRGYLWAYITAQSADRAIVRYDCQPGRSGQYARDVLEGWSGTLVLDGYTGYQALFEKDKKGNEPQVLEAGCMAHVRRKFFDLFSANKSPVAKQALDIIRELYKLERKIKYRSADKKRQWRKRYARPQMAAFHTWLVLQQAQSAPHSGLRIALDYTLKRWPALLRYLQDGRVPIDNNRVENAMRPVAVGRKNWLFAGSLRAGQRMAAILSLLETAKLNGHDPYIWLRDVLTRLPSWPNSRINELLPYAENSFSL from the coding sequence ATGGATATCGACGCGCTGCTGACCTCACAAGACCCCGATGACCTGCGCTCCCTGGCGTTGAAATTACTCGCGGACCTTGAACAGCAAACGCAAAAAAATCAGGCGCAGGAAGCGGTCGCATCGACACTGCGCGCCGACCTTGAGCAGCAAACACAAAAAAACCAGGCGCTGGCCCGGTATATCCAGCAGTTGGAAGAGGCGTTGAAAAATGCCCGCCGCTGGCGCTTCGGGCGTAAAAGCGAAGCCTTCCAGGGCGAGCAGCGCGGCTTGTTCGATGAAGATATCGAGGCGGATACCGCCGATATCGAACAGCAACTTGCAACGCTATTACCCGAACCCAAAGCCCCCCAAAAGGCGACCCCCAAACGCCGCCCGCTGCCGCCGGAACTGCCGCGCGAGGACATCCGCCTGGCGCCGGACGACGATACCTGCCCGGACTGCGGTCATCAACTGCGGTTCATCCGCGATGACATCAGCGAACGGCTGGAGTATGTGCCGGCGCGTTTTATTGTGCACCGCCATATCCGCCCGCAGTTCAGTTGCCCGCACTGCGACACCGTGGTCAGTGCGCCACTCCCGGCACAGCTGATAGAAAAAGGCCGGCCCGGACCGGGGCTGCTGGCGCAGGTGGTGTGCGCCAAAAGCCTTGACCACCTTCCCCTCTACCGCCAGCAGGTTATCTATCAGCGCAGCGGCGTCGAGCTCCCCCGCAGCACGCTCGCCGGCTGGTTCGGCGCGGTGGGTGCGGCCCTCAAACCGCTGGCCGAGGCGCTTCATCGCGACCTGCTGCAACACCCGGTGCTGCAGGCTGACGAGACCACGTTGTCCATCCTCGACCCCGGCAAGGGCAAAACCCAACGCGGTTATCTGTGGGCTTATATCACCGCCCAAAGCGCCGACCGGGCAATAGTGCGCTATGACTGCCAACCGGGGCGCAGCGGTCAGTATGCCCGAGACGTGCTTGAGGGCTGGTCCGGCACCCTGGTGCTGGACGGGTACACCGGTTACCAGGCGTTGTTCGAGAAGGACAAAAAGGGGAATGAGCCCCAGGTGCTGGAAGCCGGTTGCATGGCGCATGTCCGGCGCAAGTTCTTTGACCTCTTTAGCGCCAATAAAAGCCCGGTGGCCAAACAGGCGCTGGATATCATCCGCGAGTTGTATAAGCTTGAGCGTAAAATCAAATACCGGTCGGCGGATAAAAAACGGCAATGGCGAAAACGATACGCCAGACCCCAAATGGCAGCCTTCCACACCTGGCTGGTACTGCAACAGGCACAGTCCGCGCCCCACTCCGGGTTGCGTATCGCGCTGGACTACACTCTCAAACGATGGCCGGCGTTGTTGCGCTATCTACAGGACGGTCGGGTGCCCATCGATAATAACCGGGTCGAAAATGCCATGCGTCCGGTGGCGGTGGGGAGAAAAAATTGGCTCTTTGCCGGGTCGCTTCGTGCCGGGCAGCGGATGGCGGCTATCCTTAGCCTGCTGGAAACCGCCAAACTCAACGGTCATGACCCTTATATCTGGTTACGGGATGTGCTGACGCGGTTGCCTTCCTGGCCCAACAGCCGGATAAACGAACTGTTGCCCTACGCCGAAAACAGCTTTAGCTTATAG
- the tnpB gene encoding IS66 family insertion sequence element accessory protein TnpB (TnpB, as the term is used for proteins encoded by IS66 family insertion elements, is considered an accessory protein, since TnpC, encoded by a neighboring gene, is a DDE family transposase.), translated as MLTPQHIWLAREPVDMRRGIDTLTQYVTDNLHQVWQDQAAFVFCNKSHSRVKVLRWDKHGVWLCVRRLHQGHFIWPKQGDIAWNLTPAQFDWLTRGIDWQRVDGLDLSQWK; from the coding sequence ATGCTGACCCCACAGCACATCTGGCTGGCACGCGAACCGGTGGATATGCGCCGGGGTATCGATACGCTTACGCAATATGTTACTGATAACCTCCACCAGGTCTGGCAGGACCAAGCCGCCTTCGTTTTTTGCAATAAATCCCACTCCCGCGTGAAAGTCCTGCGCTGGGATAAACACGGCGTCTGGCTGTGCGTGCGCCGTCTTCACCAGGGTCATTTTATCTGGCCCAAACAGGGTGATATCGCCTGGAATCTGACGCCGGCACAGTTCGACTGGCTGACCAGGGGCATCGACTGGCAGCGCGTTGACGGCCTGGATTTAAGCCAATGGAAATAA
- the tnpA gene encoding IS66 family insertion sequence element accessory protein TnpA codes for MLCHYADSFVSKQASRLVDLISLSHALFYIIFGLEESMLKRHTRAEQLRHIEAWRRSGLTKSLYCQQHRIAPHNFYRWLKIRPMSSDATSPAPGAFIPIQRTPDAGRNETVLLNLPNGCSVSCLPAQLMVVLQALSLC; via the coding sequence ATGCTCTGCCATTATGCAGACTCATTTGTAAGCAAACAGGCATCTCGCCTTGTTGATCTCATTTCGTTATCGCATGCTCTTTTTTATATTATTTTCGGTTTGGAAGAGAGCATGTTAAAACGGCATACCCGCGCCGAACAGTTGCGGCATATTGAAGCCTGGCGGCGCAGCGGATTAACCAAGTCACTTTATTGTCAACAGCACCGCATTGCACCTCACAACTTTTATCGCTGGTTGAAAATTCGGCCAATGAGCAGCGATGCGACCTCCCCTGCGCCCGGCGCGTTTATTCCCATTCAGCGCACCCCGGATGCCGGCCGTAACGAAACCGTCTTGCTCAATCTGCCCAACGGCTGTTCGGTCAGTTGCCTTCCGGCTCAGTTGATGGTCGTCTTGCAGGCTTTATCCTTATGCTGA